The genomic stretch TATGGTGGCAATATCTTACAAAAGGATGCCTGCATCTGTTTGCCTGAAATAATTGCAATACCTGGTTACTTGGATCCCAGGGTACAGACAGAGGCACCTCAGTTTGCTTGCAAGTGATAATGTATTTCCTGTAAACATGTAGGGCAGCAATGATTTACATTCAAGAGAAAGACCAAGAACCTGACCGATGTGAACACTTTCATTCTAGGCATGATCCCACATGTTTAGTTATCAAATAGTCGAAAAAAGATTATACTGGAGGCAGGGTACTTTACAACTGAACAATGAGCGTATTATGCTTGACAGACTCTGCACCAAAGTGTGCTCAGCTGTGATATGCTGCCCTGCCATGTCATGTGCTGCTGCAGAGTATTGTAACCAGTGGATTCTGTAGCACACTGGACAAACTATTAAATGATAACGctgtttcagttttacctccagAGCTTTATACTGCATCATTATCTACAGTTGCGATTTTcctatatttgtttatgtataCATTATGTCAATGTATTGATACCTTATGTATGCAATGTTGTTTAGTGATATACTATAGGTACTATAGTATTTTGATCCTATACTACTGCTATACTAACACACCTGAGACAGTTTCTTTGAGCCAATATGGGCTCAAAACATACTTTTCCTGATTgtaataaagaaacatttttaaaaaagagcagATGATAGTATAACTGGTACTTTGGGAAATAGAAATCTTTTTTGTTTACAGGCCAATCTTTACACTGAAAACTATAATCAGTATGTTCCTGCAATAAACCAATGTTTGCCCTCAGTCAGTCTACAAACCATGAAACCTGGAAATGAACCAGGAGATACTAACCTATCAAGCCGAATCTTCTTTCTTGCAATTGCTTCTTTATAACGTCTTTTTCCATCCTGtgaaacatcagaaaacataaTAGTGAGGTCCTCACACAAGGATATTATTTACATAAACTTtgtactgatttttttctttctttgctgcACATTATGACCTCTCTAAGGCAGCAACAGGACACCTGGAAAACTCACCACGGGCTCAGGTCGTATCCGTGGCAGCGTGCATGGTTTCCTATCACTGTCCAGCACCTCAAAGGTCATAAAGGCACTATTTATATGACGCAGAGGTTCTCTACCCTGGTAGGCCTccgcacacacacccacctcCATACTAGAGCATGTATGCAGACACATGGGTTCACAAAAAGATACACACAAATaagtacagtataaatacaCATGTAAATGGCTTATAGAGTTATAGAGATAGGTTGAAAACATTAATTAGATGAGCTGAGAATTATTCTCCCTTGTGATGCTTTCACTGCGGAGACTCACCTGTGCTTGAAGGCGTTGTTAACAATCGCTTTCAGTACCAGTCGGTCGCCAATGTGAGACGGGCCACGAAAATGAAACATGTCTATGGTCCTCAAGGTTGGATGAGCGTTACATAAGCGACTAGATtgagataaaagagaaaaaaaaaagaagaaggcGATTGTAGTTTGTCTTGAGTGTTTCTGTTTTGGACCTTGGCCTCGTCACAAAAAGCCTCCAAACTAGGAATTCAAGGAACAGTTTGCTATTTTTcagaaatacacttattcacttcgTTGTTGAgcattagatgagaagattgataccaaataacgttgaactattcctttgaaGCTAGATTAACTCTTATTGAAAATTAACTATGAAAACAACAGTAGATACACACCTTGCTGCAATCGTAGCCACATTCTCCATCCAGGCCATGATTTGCCCCCCAAAGGTGCTGACTTGGTGGTTGGCATGGGGTGGTAGCACCAGCTCCACACTTTCCACTCGCGTGCGCTCAGCTGGCACGGCATCCTCATATTCCTGACATTCTCCTAGTTAGAGTGCAAAAACAAAGAGCTTTAATCTATCAGATTTTCAGTGGCGTAGACGTCTGGCCCAGTGTTATGAAACCTTATGTGTACCCAGTTGAGCCGTGCTGCTGCTCAGTAGGTCTGTAATGATCTCAGCGTGGATGAGCCTCATCCTCCTTCGCTCTGCTGCCAGGCTGTACTCCATCTGCTCCGTTTGTGTGTGAGGAATCACCTGCTTCAGCTGTACCTGTGTGCACATACGCAGGCCCTGGAGATGTTAAACAAGCTTTAGAAAAATGCCTCTGTGTCGATGTCTTGCTTCATCACTCTTACCTTCCCAGCTTCAGTTCGTCTGGCAACAAAGGTGGCGAAGGCATGGCAAACCTTCCACTGCCTGGCAGTGTAGAGGTCTTCACAAGTCACCAATATGCCTACCTGAAGTGTAAAGAATCAGcacattaatttcattttttctaaaatattatgaatgttcactgtactgtaattaaaaaacaatgtcCACCCACCTCCATACTGGATGTGAAGGCTCTGTTGACCTTTGCTATTATGTTGACAACCTTTCCCACCCTGGAgtagacagatacacacacctCTCTTTACTATCAACATGGAGCTGTGATTATACCATCAACACAATCTGAACCTCACTACTGTGAGATAAAATGTTCAGTTACATCAAGGCAAGTTTGGTCATCAATGTCCACCTTTTTCTTGtcaatttatttgtttaaataatgcatttatttcaattaatagatatttttaatatgatttatatGAATTAAGTCCGGTTGGTTTTGAATTTCTTATGATAGTATCATTATCAGTGttatttaacagaaaaacaGCCCTTTTTAGTAGCATTTGACCTTTTTTCTCACTTATAAGCAATGCATGCAATATGATTGTCTGCGACTAAGGTGCAGATACACCTTGGCAGAGCAGCATTAAGGTTAATACCTTACCCTATAGTGTGCTCAAAATGGATGTCGTCCACAGAGGCTGTGATACAGGAACAACCTGCATGTCTCTCAGCTGGGAGAGGAGAGATTACACAAACATATAGGTAGTGCAGCACAAAGCATCTGCAAGCAGGGGAAAGAGAAAGCTAACCTGTAAATATGTGCATCTATATGGGAATAAGAAAGTAATCACATTAAAAGACTTAAGTCCTGTTTTACTTGCTTAACAAAGGGAATGCAATGTATAAAAggtaaatatgttaaaaaatctTCCCTGTGGTTATGGGCCATATATGCTGTGAAATATGGTTGGCCGATGTGATGatatgttgttgttatgatatgagacaatatatatattgtgaGATTTTTCTGTGTGGTTTATACGGTGGAAGAAACCCCTTTAATATCTCTGGATGTATTACGCAATATTGCAAATAAATAGACAGGACTGCTTTATGAAATTATTGgattttttcatgatttttgtgtttgataaataacttttattctcaggtgttttgcttgtttgctggattaatcaaaaacagacattcttTCATGATTATCTTATAGACCAGAACAAATCAAGGTCAGGTCAAAAACTAAAACAGGCAAACAACTGTAATAACTTGACATATATATAAAAGCACAATAACATTAAATTCTTAGGT from Thunnus albacares chromosome 9, fThuAlb1.1, whole genome shotgun sequence encodes the following:
- the acot11b gene encoding acyl-coenzyme A thioesterase 11b; protein product: MTSEGKDADTMQDQLFILETGEVYRNPTEVKMSQIVLPCHANHCGELSVGQLLKWMDSTACLSAERHAGCSCITASVDDIHFEHTIGVGKVVNIIAKVNRAFTSSMEVGILVTCEDLYTARQWKVCHAFATFVARRTEAGKVQLKQVIPHTQTEQMEYSLAAERRRMRLIHAEIITDLLSSSTAQLGECQEYEDAVPAERTRVESVELVLPPHANHQVSTFGGQIMAWMENVATIAASRLCNAHPTLRTIDMFHFRGPSHIGDRLVLKAIVNNAFKHSMEVGVCAEAYQGREPLRHINSAFMTFEVLDSDRKPCTLPRIRPEPVDGKRRYKEAIARKKIRLDRKYIITCKQTEVPLSVPWDPSNQMYLSYNNVSALKLMNTRNNWVLTSEKNKVRLYTLEENQVLCFKVEMHVSVPAEQTFHLLSDLRRRKEWDQHYEDCEVITQADDDDTLYRVTTPSVSKGGKGKDFILLASRRKPCDSRDPYLIALRSVTLPTHPPTEDYTRGEVLCAGFTIWEESSTVTKITYYNQATPGVLPYISTDIAGLSSSFYSAFSACSHFLETNKDSLAALPPSALQHNSDTMLSLQKEQ